The sequence TTTCATCCGTGAAAGGGATGCGTCCTAACCCCTAGACGAACGGGCCTTTTTGAATTTGCTTTTATTTTACTACCAAAACAAAAAAGTAATTTTTGGTAGCCCGTACGGGAATCGAACCCGTGTTTCATCCGTGAAAGGGATGCGTCCTAACCCCTAGACGAACGGGCCTTGCTTTCAAAAGGCCTGCAAAAGTAGGTATATTATTTTACGATGCAAAAAATCCCGATATTTTTTTTACTTTTTTTTCAAGAAACGAATCTAAATGCCTTGTTTTGAGTATTCTAAAAAATAATAATTGTGTTATTGTAGGGAAGATTGTAAGTTTACAACCGATTCGTAGATTTACGTTTCTTGAAATTTCAACCCCCATTTTAACACAATGTCTAAAACAATTAAAATTGGTATCAACGGCTTTGGCCGTATCGGTCGCTTGGTTTTCCGCGCCGCAGTGAATCGCCCTGACATCGAAATCGTGGGCATTAACGACCTTATTGATGTGGATTACATGGCCTATATGCTTAAATATGACTCTACGCATGGCATATTTAAAGGTGAGGTTGCTATTGAAGACGGTAAGTTGGTGGTAAACGGCAAAGCTATCCGCGTAACTGCTGAAAAAGACCCTGCCAACCTTAAATGGAATGAAATCGGTGCTGACTATGTAGTAGAATCTACTGGTTTGTTCCTTACTCAAGAATCTGCTCAAAAACATATCCAAGCTGGTGCCAAAAAAGTGGTAATGTCTGCTCCTGCAAAAGACGACACCCCTACTTTCGTAATGGGCGTAAACCACAAGAAATTAACGGCTGACATGCACATCGTTTCTAACGCGTCATGTACAACCAACTGCTTGGCTCCTGTGGCTAAAGTATTGAACGACAACTTCGGTATTTTGGAAGGCTTGATGACAACGGTACACGCTGTTACGGCTACTCAAAAAACAGTTGATGGCCCTTCTGCTAAAGATTGGCGCGGTGGCCGTGGTGCTTACCAAAACATCATCCCTTCTTCGACGGGTGCTGCTAAAGCCGTAGGTTTGGTTATTCCTGAATTGAAAGGCAAACTTACTGGTATGTCGTTCCGCGTGCCTACGCCAGACGTATCGGTGGTGGATTTGACTTGCCGTTTGGTGAAGCCTGCTTCTTACGCTCAAATCAAAGAAGTAATGAAAGCTGCTTCTGAAGGCGAATTGAAAGGTATTTTGGGTTACACTGAAGATGCCGTAGTTTCTAACGACTTCTTGGGCGATGCTCGTACTTCTATCTTCGATGCTGACGCTGGTATTTCTTTGAACGAAAACTTCGTGAAAGTAGTAGCTTGGTACGACAACGAATGGGGTTACTCAAACAAATTGGTTGATTTGATTCAACACATCGCTACACTTTAATCCTTAAAGTTCAAGCGATTATTCATAAAAAAAGAGGTTTACCACTACGGCGAACCTCTTTTTTTATGAAGTTATTTTTCAAAAAATTAAACGCTAATAATCAATTTCTGGCCAGGTTTCAACGCCCCGCCTTTCAGGTTGTTTACGCGAATAATATCGCTTACCGAAACGCCTTCATAACGTCCCGCAATATTGGTGAGTGTGTCGCCCTGCTGCACTTTATACACACGCGCCGAGCTATACAAAATGCGTTTTTTGCCTTTCGCACCTTTGGCTTTGGCCAAAAACTGGCGCGATGATTTTGACTTTTTCCAGATAACAAGCATTTGGCCTGTCTTTACTTTTCCGTTGCGAATCACATTCCAACGCTTTATCTCTGAGGATTTTACTCCAAATTTAGAAGCAATTTTCGCTAAATTATCTTTGCGGCAAACTGTATAAAATATCTTGCGTGAATTGGGTGTGTCTTTGCGGGAAACGGGATTAGCCGCTTGCCACGCCAACCATTGTTTGTCGGCATCGGCAGCCAATGAATCACGCAAGGCTTCAAAATGGGTTATTTTTTCGGAAGGAATTTTGAGGGCAAATTCTGCCTGATGCGGTGTGGCATATTTACGCAAAGAAGGATTCAATAACTTAAGATGCTGTACAGAAACTTGCAACTGGTCGGCCAACGAATCTATATGCACAAAATGGCTCAGCTGGACGGTATCGAAAGGAATGTGTACCAACGTACTATCCGCATCGGGGAAAAGACTGTGTTCTTTGGCGTAATTCATGGTATAAACGACTGCCATAAATTGCGGCACATACGAACGCGTTTCGGCGGGCAGCTTGTCGTAAATATCCCAGAAATGATATTTGCCCGAACGTGCTTGCGCCTTGCGAATGTTGCCCGGCCCGCAATTGTAGGCGGCCAAAGCCAAATGCCAGTCGCCAAACTGATTGTACAAATAACGCAAATATTTACAAGCAGCTTCCGTGGACTTGTGAATATCCATGCGTTCATCTACAAAAATGCTTTGTTGTAAACTAAAATCGTAGCCAGTAGCGGGCATAAATTGCCACAAACCCACCGCTCCAGACCGCGACACCGCGCGAGGGTTAAGGCCAGACTCTACAATAGACAAATATTTTAGCTCATCAGGTAAACCATATTTGGCCAAACACGCCTCAAAAATCGGGAAATAATACGGCAAACGCTCCAACATGGTTTGGCTGTAATTGCGTTTGCGAACCGTGAAATAATGAATAAATCCGCCTACGGCCTTGTTGTACATCAGCGGAATTTTGGACTCAATGCAATGCAGGCGGTCGGCCAGCATTTCGCCCGTAGGAAATGGCAACAGCGGCATTTGGGCGGTAAGACTCGGAACAGAAATCGTATCTTTTTCCGTAATCGCCTCTATCACATCACCTTCGGGAACTGCCGAAAAAACAGCAGTGTCTTCTTCAACAGTGGTAGATTGTGCATAAGAAAGACCAACGCCCAAACCCCAACAACAAACAAGCAAAAGTAGATTTCTTTTCACCATAGCAAGCCGAAAATATCTAATCAGAACTAAACAGAAACAAGAGAATGAATGGTAGTAGCCTTAAAATTGTGGATTTATTCTCTAAAAACCAACGAGGTAAACACATTAGTAATCTGATATTTAAGTGCATTTTGATTGATATAAAAAAGAATTTATCCAAAAAAACACCAAATACACTACATTGCGAGTATCCACAATTCATTTTATATATAAAGCAACATACGCCAGGCTAAGCAAAGATAAGCTACTGAAAACCAAAGAAATATTCTCTACAAATTTCTTTTTACTTTCTCAATTTGATTACAAATAGTGCAAAATGCGTGGCCCAAAAACGGATTGAAAACTATGTAAGTATTTTTAGTAAGTAAATAAAAAAAACCGACTGAAAGGAACTAAAAGCCATTCAATCGGTTCATATTTTTATGAAATAAATAACACTATTACGATACAAAGACAGCTATTTACTGAATAGCTACTGTATGTGGATTTGAGTTGAGCAGAAAAAAGTAATGGTATCTTCTATAGGATTTTGATCTAATTGATTAAGAAATAATTTTTCTCCATTCATGATAACGTTCGGTTATTTTGCTCGATATTTTATCGAAATTTTCCCACGAATCCTTTACGTGATAGATCGTTGGGGCTTCGGCATTCACCAAAAGTGTCTCGTAATCCTTACGGAAAATCCCGCCGCCATAGTAATAGTAAGTAAACATATTACCTTCTTCCGTGAAAAGTTCGCTACCCAAGTGGCCGTCCCAAATTTCGCAAAGTACCGTACAAGTCAGTTCGCGGCGTTTGAAACGCATCATTTGTATTTCACATTCCTCCTCAAAAAATTCGCTATACAATTCGTTCTCGATAATCCAACCCATAAACATACCGATGTGCACGTACGCTTGTTCGATGGGTAGCGAATCAGGAAAATTACCTTTGAAGTGATATTTGGCCTTATCGTAAACAACTACTTGTGGTGAGTTTTTTTCTACGCTCATATTCGTAAATGTATTTAGTTGTAAGTCCAGCAGCCTATTGGGTATTGGTTTTGCGCCCATAATATATTGAGAAGAGAAGGGTTTAAAAATTTCTCTAAAGTTAGAGAATAGGCGAATAAATCGCAAATTCTTTACCCAATATTACACTTACAAACATTATCCCAACAAACCAAAGCAGTCCGAAGAAGTGAGATCAAATTGCTTTTGCGTGGCTTAAAATCAGATTTATATTAAATTTTTACTTAGTTTAATAAACAAATACTTACATTAGATTCTTGCTTATGGAATAATTTATACCACCCCAAGCCTTATTTTTTGTGTCAAATAGTTGGTAATATTATTTCTTTATTTGCTATTTAACAAATATTATCGTCATTTTTCTATAAAAATTAAATGTATCAAATTCAGGACATCACTCGTTTCTTGGAAAGCCTCGCCCCTCTTTCGCTGCAAGAATCTTACGACAATGCAGGACTTATCGTCGGGCAACCCAACCAAACCGTCACGGGCATACTCATTTGCTTGGATTGTACCGAAGAAGTCGTGCAAGAAGCCATCAAAACAAACTGTAATCTTATTGTGGCGCACCACCCCATCGTTTTCAAGGGGTTAAAACGCTTTAACGGCAACTCGTATGTAGAACGTACCGTGATGAAAGCCATCAAAAACGACATTGCTATTTACGCTGCACACACCAATCTGGATAATGTTTATAACGGTGTAAATCAACGTATTGCGCAACAACTGGATTTGCAAAATACGCGCATTCTTTCACCCAAAAAACAATTACTTCGCAAACTGACCGTATTTGTGCCAGCAACACACAGCCCTGCCCTACTCGATGCGCTACACGCTGCAGGCGCAGGTAACATCGGCAATTATTCGCATTGCAGTTTTGTAAGCGAAGGAACGGGAACGTTTTTGCCCAACGCGCAAGCCAACCCCAGCATCGGCAAAGTCAATGAACTGGAGCACGTAAGCGAACAAAAAATTGAAGTGATTTTGCCAGCCTTTGCCGAAAGTCGCGTATTGCAGGCCATGCGCACGGCGCACCCTTACGAAGAAGTAGCCTATTATTTACAATCACTTGAAAATCAGTGGCAAGAAGTTGGGTCGGGAATGGTTGGCGAATTGGCCGAACCACTTGCAGAAACAGATTTTTTGGCTTATTTGAAAGAAAAAATGCAGCTGGCCTGCGTGCGTCATACGCCTTTGCGTGGCAAAACGGTGCAGCGTGTGGCCCTGTGTGGCGGTTCGGGGATTTTCTTGCTGGGAGATGCGCTGCGAGCGCAAGCGGATGTTTTTGTAACTGCCGACGTAAAATATCATGAGTTTTTCGATGCCGAAGGCCGATTAATTATCGCCGACATTGGTCATTACGAAAGTGAAATTTTTACAAAAGATTTATTTTTGAAGATGTTGTCGGAAAAATTTAGTAATATCGCGCTCAATTTATCAAAAATTGTTACCAACCCGATAAATTATTATTAGATGGAAAGGACCGTAGCCCAAAAACTGGAATCTTTAATGAAGCTGCAAGCCATTGATTCGCAGTTAGATGAAATAAAAAAAGTACGTGGTGATTTGCCAGAAGAAGTTCGCGACTTAGAAGACGAAATCGCTGGTTATGAGACACGTATTAGCAAATTTACTGGCGAAAATGCGGTGTTCCAAGAGGAAATCTCTAAGAACAAAATAGCCATTAAAGATGCCGAGAAACTTATTAAAAAGTATCAGGAGCAACAGCAAAATGTTCGCAACAACCGCGAATTTGATGCTATCTCCAAAGAAATAGAAGTTACCAGCCTTGACATTCAGCTTTGTGAGAAGCGTATCCGTGAAGCTACCTTCAAAATCGAGCGTAAAAACGAAGACATCGAAGGTATCAAACGTCTTTTAGCCGAACGCAAAAAAGATTTGGATGCGAAAAAAGCAGAATTGGAAGTAATTATCGCAGAAAGCCAAGAAGAAGAAGACAAATTGATGGTTGTGCGCGACGAAGCTGCCACAGAAATCGAAGAACGTTTGTTATATTCTTACAACCGCGTGCGCTCAAACGCTCAAAACGGTTTGGCTGTCGTTGCTGTAAAACGTGATGCCTGCGGTGGTTGTTTCAACCGCGTTCCGCCTCAACGCCAAGCAGATATTCGCGAGAAAAAGAAAATTATCGTTTGCGAACACTGCGGACGTATTTTGGCCGAAGCCGAACAAGTAGCCGAACAAGAACCAGCACCACGTACACGCCGCTCTGCTGCGTCTGCTGAATAACAAGTTCAGGCTTTAACACATATTACCTAAAAGGTCGCTTAGAAGATTTTTCTAAGCGACCTTTTATTTTTTGCATTGTTTTTCTCCATTTTTTCAATTCCACCCCTTTTCTTTTGCCAAAGAATTAAGAAGAAGTTCCGCGTTTTAATTGATTTTTAATTACACCTTAATTCCATTTTAATTCTTAAAAAGCAAATAGAACCCACCTTTGCTATATCAAATAGCATTTAGACAAAATAGGTATTAAGTACGATGAAAACCACTATGAATTTTCCGATAAAAATATTTTCAACCATTGTTGTAAGTTAGTTTAGTTTGCTAATTTATCTAACAATGTTCTTATTATTGGTCAGGCAAATAAACCGCTATCGTCCATCAAATCAGTAGCATTACCTCAACATCTTATTCATAAAAATTATCAACTATGAGAAAATTTATTTTGCTTTTGGGTCTATGTGCAACAGTTGGCTCAACAAGTTGTTCTCATCACCACGAGGAAAAAGAAGCACAAACAAAGTTTTTGGTTACCAGTCCACTTATCAAAGACACTTTGGTAACGAAAGAATATGTATGCCAAATTAAGGCCATTAGCCACATTGAGTTGAGGGCTTTGGAAAGAGGTTATTTGGAAAAAATTTATGTGGACGAAGGCCAGCACCTCAAAAAAGGGCAGCTTATGTTTAAAGTAATGCCGATGCTCTACCAAGCCGAGTTGCAAAAGCAAAAAGCCGAAGTAGAATTTGCAGAAATCGAATACAAAAACACTAAACAACTTGCCGATAACAACGTAGTATCTGCCAATGAGTTGGCTCTTGCAAAAGCCAAACTAGACAAAGCCAGAGCCGAAATGCAATTGGCGCAAGTACACTTAGGTTTTACGGAAATTCGTGCGCCATTCAACGGCATTATGGACCATTTCCAAGTACGATTGGGTAGCCTCGTATCGGAAGGCGATTTGCTCACAACGCTTTCGGACAATAGCAAAATGTGGGTTTACTTCAACGTACCAGAAGCCGAGTATTTGGACTACAAATCACTTATCAAAGACGATAGCCTTTTGCGCGTAAGTTTGGTAATGGCCAACAACAAAATGTTTGATTACAAAGGTGTAGTAGAAACCATCGAAGCGGATTTTAACAACGAAACTGGTAATATTGCTTTCAGAGCAACATTCCCCAATCCGAAAGGTTTGTTGCGTCATGGCGAAACTGGTAATATTCAAGTAGTTACGCCACTTTCAGGCGCAATGATTATTCCACAAAAAGCAACGTTTGAAATACTGGAAAAACGCTATGTTTTTGTGGTGGATAAAGATAACAAAGTACACTCGCGCGAAATCAACATCGCTGCCGAAATGCCCGACTTGTATGTAATCAAAAACGGTTTGAACAATGGAGAAAAAATCTTGCTCGAAGGCTTACGCAAAGTAAGAGACAACGACAAGATTGTATTTGAATACGAAGACCCTAAAAAGGTTATTTCTCACCTCAACGTATATACAGAGTAACTTTAGGGCATTAAACCACACAAGAAATGTTTCAAAAATTCATTCATAGACCAGTGCTTGCGATTGTCATTTCGCTGGTCATCATCTTTATGGGAACTTTGGCTATCAACACGTTGCCAAAATCACAGTTCCCCGAAATTGCCCCGCCAATGGTAATGGTGGCCGCTTCTTACCCTGGTGCCAGTGCCAAAGTACTTACCGAATCGGTACTGATTCCTTTGGAACAAGCCATCAACGGCGTACCAGGCATGAAATACATGGTTTCGACGGGTACGAGTGCGGGCGAAGCCAACATTCAAATTATCTTTAATTTAGGTACAGACCCAGACCAAGCCCTTGTACAAGTAAATACGCGTATCGCGCAGGTATTGAACCGTTTGCCCGTCCTCGTACAACGTGAAGGGGTAATCGTGAACCGCGTAATGAACAGTATGTTGATGTACGTGAACTTGTACAGTACAGACAAAAACTCCGATATGAAGTTCTTGTTCAACTTTGCTGGGGTAAATATTTTGCCTGAATTACAACGTATTAACGGTATCGGTCAGGCGCGTATCTTGGGTAGCCGCCAGTACGCAATGCGTATTTGGTTAAAACCCGACCGCATGAGAGCTTATAACATTTCTCCAGACGAAATCATGGAAGCCCTCGCCGACCAAAGCGTAATCGGTTCACCAGGTCGTATTGGCCGAAGCGACGGTAAACGCGCCGAAGCCCTCGAATATGTACTTACTTACGCAGGTCGTTTCAACGACCCCCAACAATACAATAACGTAATTATCAAAGCCAATCCGAATGGCGAAATTTTGCGCCTCAAAGATGTAGCAAACGTGGAGTTGGGTAGTGAATATTATGACATTTACTCTAACCTAAACGGCAACCCTTCGGCGGCTATCGTGCTGAAACAAACAGACGGCAGTAATGCCAACGACGTAATCAAAGAAGTAAAAGCCAAGTTGGACGAATTGAAACAATCGTCTTTCCCTCCAGGTATGAACTACGAAATTAGCTACGACGTTTCTAACTTCCTTGATGCCTCTACGGAAAGCGTAATTCACACCCTTCGCGATGCCTTTATTTTGGTGGCTTTGGTAGTGTTCTTGTTCTTAGGCGATTGGCGTTCGACGCTTATCCCAACGCTTGCCGTGCCTGTGTCCTTGATTGGTGCGTTTATCTTTATGCAGATGTTCGGCCTGACTATCAACATGATTACATTGTTCGCGTTGGTGTTGGCTATCGGTATTGTGGTAGATGATGCCATTGTGGTGGTGGAAGCCGTCCATGCCAAGATGGAAGAAGAACATCTATCCCCATATAAGGCCGTCCAGAAAGTATTAGGAGAAATTAGCGGCGCGGTTATCGCCATTACTTTGTTGATGACTGCCGTATTTGTGCCTGTGGCCTTCATGACTGGTCCTGTGGGTGTGTTCTATCGTCAGTTTTCTATTACGATGGCCACTTCGATTGTACTTTCGGGTCTTGTGGCTCTTACGCTTACGCCTGTGCTTTGCGCCATGATTTTGAAACACAACCATGGCCAGCCGAAGAAAAAATCGCCAATGGATAAATTTTTCGATGCTTTCAACAGAGGTTTCGAGAAAATTACGGGTAAATACACGGACTTCTTGCGTGTGATTGTAGGCCGCCGCGTGGTTACGTTTGGTATCCTGATAGTGTTCAGTTTTGGGGTGCTGGGTATTGCTAATAAAATTCCGACAGGCTTTATCCCAAGCGAAGACCAAGGCATGATTTATGCCATTATCCAAACACCTCCAGGTTCTACGCTCGAACGTACCAACGACATTACGCGTCAGCTACAAGAAGTGGCAGAGAAAGTAGAAGGCATTCAATCGGTATCTGCTTTGGCTGGTTATGAGGTACTTACGGAAGGTCGTGGTTCTAACTCAGGTACTTGTCTTATCAACTTGAAGCCTTGGGCAGAACGCAAACACACGGTTTCGGAAGTGATTTATGAGCTTGAAGAAAAAGCAAAAGATATACCAGGGGCGACTATCGAATTTTTCGACCCTCCAGCCGTACCGGGTTATGGTGCTGCGGGTGGTTTTGCCCTCCAATTGCTCGACAAAACTAATACGGGCGATTATAACCAACTCGGCAAAGTAACTACAGACTTTATGAACGAGTTGAAAAAACGCAAAGAATTGTCGGGTCTGTTCACGTTTTATAGTGCCAATTATCCGCAATACGAATTGGAAATTGACAACCAATTGGCCATGCAAAAAGGCGTTTCGATTGGTAATGCCATGAACACACTTTCGATTATGGTGGGTAGTACCTACGAATTAGGTTTTATCAAATACCAACGTTTCTTTAAAGTATTCGTGCAGTCTTCGCCAGAATATCGCCGTTTGCCTGAAGATATTTTGAATATGTGGGTAAAAAATGACCGTGGCGAAATGGTGCCGTTCTCGGCATTCATGCGCATCAAAAAGACGCAGGGCGCGAACGAAATCAACCGTTATAATATGTACACGACCGCTTCAATTAGAGGTTCTGCTGCCAAAGGTTACAGTAGTGGTGAGGCCATCAAGGCCGTACAAGAAGTGGCACACAAGACTTTGCCTCGTGGTTTTGACATCGACTGGGCAGGTTTGCAAAAAGACGAAGTATCTCGCGGAAACGAAGCTATCTACATCTTTATCATTGTGTTAGCGTTCGTTTACATGGTACTTGCCGCCCAATACGAAAGTTTCATTTTGCCTTTGGCCGTAATTCTTTCCTTGCCTGTGGGTATTTTCGGTGCATTTGTGTTCATTGACTTTATGGGTGTGGCCAACGACGTGTACGCACAAGTTGGTTTGGTAATGCTCGTCGGCTTGCTGGGTAAAAATGCCGTACTGATTGTGGAGTTCGCCATACAGCGACATCAGGAAGGCCTAAGTGTTTATGAGTCGGCTATTGAGGGCGCAAGAGCACGTTTCCGCCCAATCCTGATGACTTCCTTTGCCTTTATCGCGGGCTTGATTCCGTTGGTAATTGCCACAGGACCTGGAGCTATTGGTAACCATACGATTGGTGCTTCCGCGCTCGGTGGTATGTTGTTCGGTACGATATTCGGCGTAGTGATTGTGCCAGGCTTGTACTATGTATTTGGTACGCTTGCCGATGGCCGCCACCTGATCAGAGACGAACACGAAACACCTCTTACAGAAGAAGTTGAAAATCATCACCCTCACCACCACAACGGACATGACCACACAGCACATGAATAAATATGCGGGAATCGCTTTTTTCTTGTTGGCCTTTACGGCTTGTAAAATGCCCGCTATTATCGAGAAAAAAGAAAATAAAACAGTCTCTGCGAGCTACACCAATGGCTCGCAAGACTCCACCAATACGGCTACACAGAGTTGGAGACAATTTTTCACTGACCCCAATCTGGTTGCCCTTATTGATACGGCTCTAAGAAATAACCAAGAGCTTAATATTACTTTACAAGAAATAGAAATCGCACGCAACGAAGTACGCGCACGCAAAGGGGAATATTTGCCTTTCGTGGGCGTGGGCGTGGGTGCTGGTGTGGACAAATCGGGTCGCTACACAAGCAAAGGTTCGAGCGAAGCAACTACCGAAATTAAACCAGGGAAAGCTACGCCCGACCCGCTACCAAACTTTGTGTTGGGTGGCTACGCTACTTGGGAAGTGGATATTTGGCACAAGTTGCGCAACGCCAAAAAATCGGCGGCCAGCAAGTATTTAGCTTCCGTAGAAGGCAAAAATTTCATGGTAACGAATTTAGTAACAGAAATTTCAGGTTCGTATTATGAGCTATTAGCCCTTGATAATCAACTTGCTATCCTGAATCAAAACATACAGATTCAGAGCAATGCCTTAGCCATCGTAAAACTGGAAAAAGAAGCAACCAAAGTAACAGAGCTGGCGGTTCGCAAGTTTGAAGCCGAAGTTTTCAAGACCAGAAGCCTACAATTTGCCATACAACAACAAATTATTGAAACAGAAAACCGCATCAATTTCTTGGTGGGTCGCTATCCGCAACCTATTACGCGCAATTCGGACAATTTCACGAATATGATTCCGCACACCGTGCAAGTGGGTTTGCCTTCGCAGCTTTTGGCCAATCGCCCAGACATCAGACGCGCCGAGTTTGAACTCGCCGCCGCCAAACTGGACGTAAAAGTAGCTAAAGCCCGATTCTATCCGCAATTTAGCATTACGGCTGGTTTGGGTTATAACGCCTTCAATCCGAGTTATTTACTCAAAACACCTGAATCGTTGATGTACAATTTAGCGGGCGATTTGTTAGCTCCATTGGTCAACAGAAATGGCATTAAAGCTGCTTATATCAGTGCCAACGCCAAGCAGATTCAGGCCGTTTACAACTACGAACGTAGCATTCTGAACGCTTACATTGAGGTAGCCAATCAGGTTTCCAAAATCAGTAATTTGCAAAAAAGCTACGACCTCAAATCGCAACAAGTAACGGCACTGACGCAGTCCATTGACATTTCGACGGGCTTATTCAAATCTGCCAGAGCTGATTACATGGAAGTGCTAATGACGCAACGCGACGCGCTGGAAGCACGTTTTGAGCTTATCGAAATAAAAATGCAGCAACTCAATGCCAGCGTAAACGCTTACAGAGCCGTTGGCGGTGGCTGGAGATAGATGATATTTACCCAACAAGAAAAATGTTTTTCTCATAGGGCATTTTGATTGTCAGTCGTTTAAGCAAAAAGGGCTAACTTTTTAGGTTAGCCCTTTTTATTTGGGTCATAGTATCTTGTTTTTACAAACTTCTTAGCACTTCAATCGAACGTAATTTTCGCCAGTTTTGTAAATTATTTTCATAAAAAAGCAAGATTTGGTCAAGCAAATGTCTGCGTATGTGGTTATTTATTAGCAACTCATCGGTGTATTGCGAGTGAATTAAATGCGCTAAAATAGCCTGTTCTTGTGCGGGAATAATGGTGCGCCACGACTGAAATTCTGCCTTGTAAATAAGATTATAAATATCGTCGGCGGAAGAAGGCGCAAACCCTAAAAATCGGGTTAATTTGAGCAAAAAACGCAAATGAAAATTCTCAATTTCGTGCGTTTGCAAATCAAAAACGCGTAAAGAATTGACCAAAAAATCGAACAACTCTGGGTTGGGGGCTTCTTGCTGTAACACCAAATCCAGCACCTCAGCCAAAAATAATGCAATTGTTGTTTTTAAAAAATTGGTAGAAATATTAGCCCACACCACTGGGCAACGCGCCTCGCTGATTCGCTGAAGGCTGTCTGTTTTTTCGGACTGATATACCACCAAATCCAAGACCGTAAGTGGTTGATACAGTGCTATTTTATTGGTTTTTAACTTGGCCGAACGCACGCCATTTACAATGTAGGCCTGCGTCCCGAACATATCCGTGTAAATCCGCACGACAATGGAGGTTTCGCTATACCGAACGTAGCCCAATACAATGCCGCGCGTTTTTTCTAACTTCATAGCATTAGCCTATAAGCCCCAAACTTTCGGTAGGAAAAGAGGCTTGCCACTGACTTAAATTACTGGTTGTGAGTGGTTTAGTAATAAAACCAGTTACACATGGATTCTTCAT is a genomic window of Flexibacter flexilis DSM 6793 containing:
- a CDS encoding efflux RND transporter permease subunit, with amino-acid sequence MFQKFIHRPVLAIVISLVIIFMGTLAINTLPKSQFPEIAPPMVMVAASYPGASAKVLTESVLIPLEQAINGVPGMKYMVSTGTSAGEANIQIIFNLGTDPDQALVQVNTRIAQVLNRLPVLVQREGVIVNRVMNSMLMYVNLYSTDKNSDMKFLFNFAGVNILPELQRINGIGQARILGSRQYAMRIWLKPDRMRAYNISPDEIMEALADQSVIGSPGRIGRSDGKRAEALEYVLTYAGRFNDPQQYNNVIIKANPNGEILRLKDVANVELGSEYYDIYSNLNGNPSAAIVLKQTDGSNANDVIKEVKAKLDELKQSSFPPGMNYEISYDVSNFLDASTESVIHTLRDAFILVALVVFLFLGDWRSTLIPTLAVPVSLIGAFIFMQMFGLTINMITLFALVLAIGIVVDDAIVVVEAVHAKMEEEHLSPYKAVQKVLGEISGAVIAITLLMTAVFVPVAFMTGPVGVFYRQFSITMATSIVLSGLVALTLTPVLCAMILKHNHGQPKKKSPMDKFFDAFNRGFEKITGKYTDFLRVIVGRRVVTFGILIVFSFGVLGIANKIPTGFIPSEDQGMIYAIIQTPPGSTLERTNDITRQLQEVAEKVEGIQSVSALAGYEVLTEGRGSNSGTCLINLKPWAERKHTVSEVIYELEEKAKDIPGATIEFFDPPAVPGYGAAGGFALQLLDKTNTGDYNQLGKVTTDFMNELKKRKELSGLFTFYSANYPQYELEIDNQLAMQKGVSIGNAMNTLSIMVGSTYELGFIKYQRFFKVFVQSSPEYRRLPEDILNMWVKNDRGEMVPFSAFMRIKKTQGANEINRYNMYTTASIRGSAAKGYSSGEAIKAVQEVAHKTLPRGFDIDWAGLQKDEVSRGNEAIYIFIIVLAFVYMVLAAQYESFILPLAVILSLPVGIFGAFVFIDFMGVANDVYAQVGLVMLVGLLGKNAVLIVEFAIQRHQEGLSVYESAIEGARARFRPILMTSFAFIAGLIPLVIATGPGAIGNHTIGASALGGMLFGTIFGVVIVPGLYYVFGTLADGRHLIRDEHETPLTEEVENHHPHHHNGHDHTAHE
- a CDS encoding TolC family protein, coding for MTTQHMNKYAGIAFFLLAFTACKMPAIIEKKENKTVSASYTNGSQDSTNTATQSWRQFFTDPNLVALIDTALRNNQELNITLQEIEIARNEVRARKGEYLPFVGVGVGAGVDKSGRYTSKGSSEATTEIKPGKATPDPLPNFVLGGYATWEVDIWHKLRNAKKSAASKYLASVEGKNFMVTNLVTEISGSYYELLALDNQLAILNQNIQIQSNALAIVKLEKEATKVTELAVRKFEAEVFKTRSLQFAIQQQIIETENRINFLVGRYPQPITRNSDNFTNMIPHTVQVGLPSQLLANRPDIRRAEFELAAAKLDVKVAKARFYPQFSITAGLGYNAFNPSYLLKTPESLMYNLAGDLLAPLVNRNGIKAAYISANAKQIQAVYNYERSILNAYIEVANQVSKISNLQKSYDLKSQQVTALTQSIDISTGLFKSARADYMEVLMTQRDALEARFELIEIKMQQLNASVNAYRAVGGGWR
- the recO gene encoding DNA repair protein RecO, which gives rise to MKLEKTRGIVLGYVRYSETSIVVRIYTDMFGTQAYIVNGVRSAKLKTNKIALYQPLTVLDLVVYQSEKTDSLQRISEARCPVVWANISTNFLKTTIALFLAEVLDLVLQQEAPNPELFDFLVNSLRVFDLQTHEIENFHLRFLLKLTRFLGFAPSSADDIYNLIYKAEFQSWRTIIPAQEQAILAHLIHSQYTDELLINNHIRRHLLDQILLFYENNLQNWRKLRSIEVLRSL